The Impatiens glandulifera chromosome 8, dImpGla2.1, whole genome shotgun sequence genome includes a window with the following:
- the LOC124912720 gene encoding uncharacterized protein LOC124912720: protein MGNGVSHRPESSSGKVILSDGTIHEYDTQLTAADLMLDHPRHMVVEISHSGKDITVNSKQQHRRPIIPLPADKKLEKEKLYFMMPMKNRGKPASFLLEEIQRLLLRSNYNSNSKNILSSTTGFVPLIVRFICTVRSESEIQSIVQMKNVKGNCLEDKKELMTSSSDEILDDRPEFMSRQFSGRGWKPSLDTIIEKGVKLKVRHWLL, encoded by the coding sequence ATGGGCAACGGCGTTTCTCACCGGCCGGAATCTTCATCCGGAAAAGTAATCCTCTCCGACGGCACAATCCACGAATACGACACACAACTCACCGCCGCAGACCTCATGCTAGATCATCCTCGTCACATGGTCGTCGAGATATCTCACTCCGGCAAAGATATTACCGTTAATTCCAAACAACAGCATCGTCGGCCGATCATCCCATTACCGGCGGACAAGAAACTAGAGAAGGAAAAGCTCTACTTCATGATGCCGATGAAGAACAGAGGAAAGCCGGCATCTTTTTTACTTGAAGAAATTCAGAGGTTACTGTTGAGAtcgaattataattcaaattccaAGAACATCTTATCTTCAACGACTGGATTTGTTCCGTTGATCGTACGATTTATCTGTACGGTTAGGTCGGAATCGGAGATTCAGAGCATTGTGCAGATGAAGAACGTGAAAGGGAACTGCTTGGAGGATAAAAAGGAGTTGATGACGTCATCCTCCGACGAGATTTTGGATGACCGGCCGGAGTTTATGAGCCGGCAGTTTTCCGGGAGAGGGTGGAAGCCTAGTTTGGATACGATTATTGAGAAGGGTGTTAAGCTAAAGGTTCGCCACTGGTTACTTTAA